The Anticarsia gemmatalis isolate Benzon Research Colony breed Stoneville strain chromosome 29, ilAntGemm2 primary, whole genome shotgun sequence genome window below encodes:
- the LOC142985211 gene encoding uncharacterized protein LOC142985211 yields MDPPSENDTGLRSSVAWKFFSKKNETTATCNACHKDYSYSSTVSNLVRHWQRKHRDVNVRLTNDDTTDCSDEEWDSNSESKKEVTKTEPAKDRDDDESGREETEMITITNDNADKQKRRKQSIVWRFMSKNEGDSKHVTCLICKTKLSHSGLSNLKKHLIRKHPEFNLEDEARAKRMILSEDGQLYEIGESDCEVDPINTQEWLLPEDLIEDNKSPERKKPKLLKKRKRNSYEPKDTSDDDISTTVKRPVKSSVKNDSLEHFGHYIVSLLRQLPSQVSDQLQCDITKQILMKKIELSNPRNETQNKVSVVEITEMPNETDLNNHNDLIIINNVKK; encoded by the exons ATGGATCCGCCGAG TGAGAACGACACCGGCCTCCGTTCATCAGTAGCGTGGAAGTTCTTCTCCAAGAAGAACGAGACGACAGCGACCTGCAACGCGTGCCACAAGGACTACTCCTACAGCAGCACCGTCAGTAACCTGGTGAGGCACTGGCAGAGGAAGCACAGAGACGTTAATGTCAGGCTGACTAATGATGATACCACTGACTGTAGCGATGAGGAGTGGGATAGCAACAG tgaaTCAAAGAAAGAAGTAACAAAGACGGAGCCGGCTAAAGACCGAGACGACGATGAGTCGGGCCGCGAAGAAACAGAAATGATCACTATAACTAATGACAACGCAGATAA ACAAAAACGTCGCAAACAGTCTATAGTATGGAGATTTATGAGTAAGAACGAGGGCGACTCGAAGCATGTAACATGTCTTATATGTAAGACTAAACTGTCGCACTCAGGTCTTAGCAATTTAAAGAAGCATTTGATAAGAAAACATCCAGAATTTAATCTAGAAGATGAGGCCAGG GCTAAAAGGATGATTTTATCGGAAGACGGACAACTTTATGAGATAGGAGAATCAGATTGTGAG gtGGACCCCATCAACACGCAAGAATGGCTCCTTCCAGAAGATTTAATAGAAGATAATAAAAGTCCCGAACGAAAGAAaccaaaattattgaaaaagcGAAAAAGAAACAGTTATGAACCCAAAGATACTTCTGACGATGACATTAGTACGACTGTCAAAAGACCTGTCAAAAGTTCTGTCAAAAATGACAGCTTAGAGCATTTTGGACATTATATAGTGTCATTGCTTAGACAATTACCTTCTCAAGTGTCTGACCAGCTGCAATGTGATattactaaacagattttgatgaaaaaaattgAGTTATCTAACCCTAGAAATGAAACGCAGAATAAAGTTAGCGTTGTTGAAATTACTGAAATGCCAAATGAAACTGATTTGAATAATcataatgatttgattattataaataatgttaaaaagtGA